One Paenibacillus sp. SYP-B4298 genomic window, CGGCTGACCCCAATTGCAATACGGATCGATCGAGATGCCGCCGCGCGGCGTGAATTTCCCCCAGATCTCGATGTATCGCGGATTCATTAAGGAAATCAGATCGTTCATTATGGTATTGATGCAATCCTCATGAAAGTCGCCGTGATTGCGAAAGCTGAACAGGTACAGCTTGAGCGATTTGCTCTCGACCATCAGCCGATCCGGGATATAGGAGATATAGATGGCGGCAAAATCAGGCTGCCCTGTCATCGGACACAGGCTAGTGAACTCTGGACAATTGAACTTGACCATATAATCCCGATTCGGATGCTTATTCTCGAATGTCTCCAGCAATTCAGGCGAATAGGTGCTTGGATACACCGTCCCCTGATTTCCGAGCAGGCTAATGCCCTCCAGCTCTTGCTTTGTTCTTCCTTGGGTCATGTATGTTTCCTTCCTTTCCTTTTCCTTCCCATCCCACATGCCTATCGATATGAGATATACACACCCTCGCAACCCGTCGCGAAGGCTAGACGCCGCGTTTGTTGCCCCATAGCCAGGTATGAAGCTGCGGCAGCACACTGACTTGGCGCAACTGCGGGGTGCTCATGATTCGTTCAACCCATTGTTCGTAACGAGCTAACTGGCGCAGCAGCAGCTTGCCGTTATCCGCTTCGCTCAGATCGTCATTGCCGGCTTGTACATAGAACGGCAACGACGGGTAGCGCTGATGCACCTGGATGGCATACTCCAGGTCGGCCTCATCGAATAGAACCACTTTAAGACTCACATCCGGGTGAGAGCTAGAGACAAGTCGTCCGATCAGGTCGTCAAGCACGCCCCAATCGGTCTGCATCCCCGAGCTGGGTGGCTTCGGCGAGATCGTCAATTGGTCGATCTGCAGAAACCACTCCTGCCAGCGGCTGCCCTGTGTCTCGAGCGCAACCTCTATCTGATGGCGATGCAGCACGTCAACCAGCTCGCCCAGATGCTTCAACAGCGCCGGATTGCCGCCGGAGAGCGTCACATGTCCACAGCCTTGGGCATCCAGCAGCAGCAGCCGTTCCATAATGTCCGAGGTGCTGAGCCACTCGATCTCCTCCTTGCCGGTACCGTCCCAGGTGAAGGCGGAATCGCACCAGCTACAGCTATAGTCACAGCCGGCGGTGCGCACGAACATCGTCTTGCGGCCGATGACCCGTCCTTCGCCCTGAATCGTAGGCCCGAAGATTTCCATCACCGGAAAGCGTGCAGTCATAGCGCCACCTCGCGCTTGGGACGATAGATCACGTAGCTGGTGGGTGTCTCCCGCAAATACACCTGAACACACACGGGCTGATGCGGCAGCGTGTCCAGATGCGCCTGAACCAGCTCGGCGATGACCCGAGCCAGCATCTCTGAGCTAGGGAACGGCCCCGCTGGCTCATCACTGAAGCGTTCATCTTCATTAAGCAGCGTATGATCGAAGCGGTCATGGATCAGACGCTTGATCACTGCAAAGTTAACCAGAAAGCCGAGCGCGTCCAGTTGGTCGCCGGCAATCGTAATATTAGCGAAGTAGGTATGGCCATGCAGTTGGCGGCACTTCCCCGCCTTATCGCTCGGGATATAGTGAGCTGCTGCAAACTGCACATCCTTGTTCAGCTCATAGCAATAGGGATGGGAGACGGAAGGATAAAGCTGCTGGATCATTGCGCTCCCCCTCCTGACTTGCCAAGCATGTAGCGCTGCAGCCCTTGATTGCGCAGCTTGCAGGCAGGGCATTCTCCGCAGCCATCTCCGATGATGCCGTTATAGCAGGTTAGGGTATGCTCACGGATGTAATCGAGCGCCCCCAGCTCATCGGCCAGCGCCCATGTCGCCGCTTTGTCCAGCCACATGAGCGGTGTCTCGATGACGAAGAAGTAGTCCATCGATAGATTCAGCGTGACGTTCAGCGATTTGATGAAGACGTCCCTGCAATCCGGATAGCCGCTAAAGTCGGTCTCACAGACGCCTGTAATAATGTGATGTGCCCCGCGCTGCTTGGCCAGCACAGCGGCAAAGGACAGGAACAGCAGATTGCGTCCATCGACAAAGGTTGTGGGCAAGCTGCCCTCTGTGGCTTCAATCGCAATATCCTCTCGTGTCAGCGCATTAGGAGCGAGCTGGTTCAGCAGAGACAAGTCCAGCACATGGTGGACGATTCCGCAATGGCTGGCGATCTCCGCTGCGCATTCCAGCTCCTGCTTGTGGCGCTGCCCGTAGTTGAAGGTGACCGCCTCGACCTCTCGATAGCGCTGTATCGCCCATAAGAGGCAGGTCGTACTGTCTTGTCCGCCGCTAAACACAACGATTGCTTTTTCATCCCGCTTGTTCACTTGCTTCGATTCTCCTTTGTACAGAAAAAAACGGCATCCCAAGGACACCGTCTCTCCTTAGTTTTTTATAGAGGGTAGCTAAAAAACCTCTCCCGCGAGCTCGGGATTCATCTGCAACAGATGCCCGGAGCCGTCAGCGGATTTCCTATGATACGCCCCAATGAATGGAGGCGTTAGTAGCCAATAACAGGTACTATAACATAATCCAACCTGTTTGTGTACTGGTAATTCTTATCGGCATCTTAATCAATTAGCGTTCTCCCTCTGTCAGGTCATACCCGAGGAAGGCCTCTCTCACCCGATTCCAGAATGGGAACGGACGGTATCTGGCGAAGCAGATCTGGCTGCTGGAGACGCTGCAGCGAATCGCCTGGATGTCATCGCGCTGAATGTTCAGATGGTCAATGTTCAGCACCAGTCGCTGCTCCTTGCGCGAGATGATGTCACAATGATGATGCTGAGGAAGAATGACCGAAGAGCCGAGCGTCCGGTATACCCGATTGTTGATCGAAGCAATCTCTGCAATCTGCAGCGACGGGATGGAGGGATGGATGATCGCGCCGCCGACACTCTTGTTATAGGCTGTACTGCCAGTCGGTGTCGAGATGACGATGCC contains:
- the queC gene encoding 7-cyano-7-deazaguanine synthase QueC, giving the protein MNKRDEKAIVVFSGGQDSTTCLLWAIQRYREVEAVTFNYGQRHKQELECAAEIASHCGIVHHVLDLSLLNQLAPNALTREDIAIEATEGSLPTTFVDGRNLLFLSFAAVLAKQRGAHHIITGVCETDFSGYPDCRDVFIKSLNVTLNLSMDYFFVIETPLMWLDKAATWALADELGALDYIREHTLTCYNGIIGDGCGECPACKLRNQGLQRYMLGKSGGGAQ
- the queE gene encoding 7-carboxy-7-deazaguanine synthase QueE; the encoded protein is MTARFPVMEIFGPTIQGEGRVIGRKTMFVRTAGCDYSCSWCDSAFTWDGTGKEEIEWLSTSDIMERLLLLDAQGCGHVTLSGGNPALLKHLGELVDVLHRHQIEVALETQGSRWQEWFLQIDQLTISPKPPSSGMQTDWGVLDDLIGRLVSSSHPDVSLKVVLFDEADLEYAIQVHQRYPSLPFYVQAGNDDLSEADNGKLLLRQLARYEQWVERIMSTPQLRQVSVLPQLHTWLWGNKRGV
- a CDS encoding 6-pyruvoyl trahydropterin synthase family protein codes for the protein MIQQLYPSVSHPYCYELNKDVQFAAAHYIPSDKAGKCRQLHGHTYFANITIAGDQLDALGFLVNFAVIKRLIHDRFDHTLLNEDERFSDEPAGPFPSSEMLARVIAELVQAHLDTLPHQPVCVQVYLRETPTSYVIYRPKREVAL
- the queF gene encoding preQ(1) synthase, coding for MTQGRTKQELEGISLLGNQGTVYPSTYSPELLETFENKHPNRDYMVKFNCPEFTSLCPMTGQPDFAAIYISYIPDRLMVESKSLKLYLFSFRNHGDFHEDCINTIMNDLISLMNPRYIEIWGKFTPRGGISIDPYCNWGQPGTRFEAMAEHRLMNHDLYPENINNR